A stretch of Alkalicella caledoniensis DNA encodes these proteins:
- a CDS encoding ABC transporter ATP-binding protein codes for MGLIGPNGAGKTTLIKMLTGIIAPTSGEISVLGYTPNDLKNEYKRQYAVVMGQKSQLFFELTAADSFLLFKEIYNIPDREYRKNLEYFIELFGVEKYLNVQVRTLSLGERMKMELIAALLHNPKILFLDEPTIGLDAMAQKQIRGFLKQVNMGKKTTIILTSHYMEDIKSLCKRCVVVNGGQRYTTAI; via the coding sequence GTGGGTCTTATAGGACCTAATGGGGCTGGTAAAACAACCCTAATAAAAATGCTTACAGGTATCATTGCACCAACAAGTGGTGAGATTTCAGTTCTAGGGTACACTCCAAATGACCTAAAGAATGAATACAAGAGGCAATATGCAGTGGTAATGGGACAAAAAAGTCAGTTATTTTTTGAGCTAACAGCGGCGGATTCATTCTTGCTATTTAAAGAAATATATAACATACCTGATAGGGAATATCGGAAAAACCTAGAGTACTTTATTGAGTTATTTGGTGTTGAAAAATATCTAAATGTGCAAGTTCGAACATTGTCTTTAGGTGAAAGGATGAAGATGGAGCTTATTGCAGCACTCTTACACAATCCCAAGATATTATTTCTCGATGAACCTACAATTGGTTTAGATGCCATGGCCCAAAAGCAAATTAGGGGTTTCTTAAAACAAGTAAATATGGGAAAAAAGACTACAATTATCTTAACAAGTCACTACATGGAAGATATCAAAAGTCTATGCAAAAGATGCGTTGTTGTTAATGGGGGACAAAGATATACGACGGCGATTTAG
- a CDS encoding pentapeptide repeat-containing protein, with product MNKKNRVEKPKLIDDIEMAVTEIYEIEDEDTLRDVYLSNWVFESQHASNVKFDGVVFKKVTFIDTTLKSANLLDVRFVDCDLSNVDFSEASVHRVEFINCKLLGTNFTEATLQNILMENCNVNFGLFGFCKLTKSTLANCSFESSSFQDSKVSNVDFKECNMRLSQMSGTSLNGIDLSSSNVEGMNIRPENLKGAVVSPLQAIEFSKILGLVVKD from the coding sequence ATGAATAAAAAAAATAGAGTGGAAAAACCAAAACTTATAGATGATATAGAAATGGCTGTAACAGAAATATATGAAATTGAAGACGAAGATACTTTAAGGGATGTATATTTATCCAACTGGGTTTTCGAAAGCCAGCATGCTTCAAATGTTAAGTTCGATGGAGTTGTTTTTAAGAAGGTAACTTTTATAGACACCACACTTAAGTCAGCAAATCTATTGGATGTGAGATTTGTAGATTGTGACTTATCAAATGTTGACTTCAGTGAGGCTAGTGTTCATAGGGTGGAATTTATAAACTGTAAACTGTTAGGTACAAATTTCACTGAGGCTACATTACAAAATATTCTTATGGAAAATTGTAACGTAAACTTTGGATTATTTGGGTTTTGTAAACTTACTAAATCCACATTAGCTAATTGCAGTTTTGAAAGCTCGAGTTTTCAAGATAGCAAGGTGTCCAATGTAGATTTCAAAGAATGTAATATGAGGCTCAGCCAAATGTCAGGCACTTCGCTTAATGGCATAGACCTAAGTAGCTCAAATGTAGAAGGGATGAACATACGCCCAGAAAATCTTAAAGGTGCAGTAGTCTCGCCATTACAAGCCATTGAATTTTCAAAGATCTTAGGGCTTGTGGTTAAAGACTAA
- a CDS encoding sulfite exporter TauE/SafE family protein, whose translation MDSLILQTLIGAIIIFFSSMTQGIASFGFSLLALPLLGLFLPLRIIVPVLIIYSFILNSIILYNIRQHINLKRIYIVAIFGIIATPFGAHLLKIMDENTLKIIIGVIITISTLANFLGYKFKVKNEKLSYMPIGLVSGLLNGSVSLAGPPLVLFLSNQGVEKQIFRANLTLYFWILNVITIPTYFFSGLITQEVVNYSAYLFPGLIVGTLLGIGVGNKVDELLFKKLAMSLIMAMGLLSIVSGI comes from the coding sequence TTCTTCAATGACTCAAGGGATAGCAAGTTTTGGTTTTTCATTACTTGCACTTCCTTTACTAGGGTTGTTTCTACCTTTAAGAATTATCGTGCCTGTCTTAATCATTTATAGCTTTATACTGAACTCCATAATTCTTTATAATATTAGACAGCATATCAACCTAAAACGAATATATATTGTTGCCATATTTGGCATAATAGCAACCCCCTTTGGGGCTCATTTGTTAAAAATTATGGATGAAAATACTTTGAAAATCATAATAGGAGTCATCATAACCATATCTACATTAGCTAACTTTCTTGGATACAAATTTAAAGTTAAGAATGAAAAACTATCATATATGCCAATTGGTCTAGTGAGTGGGTTATTAAATGGCAGTGTTTCACTGGCAGGGCCTCCACTAGTACTTTTTCTGTCCAATCAAGGTGTTGAAAAGCAAATATTTAGAGCGAACTTAACTTTATATTTTTGGATTTTGAATGTAATTACAATACCAACATATTTTTTTAGCGGTCTTATTACCCAAGAAGTGGTTAACTATTCTGCTTATTTATTCCCAGGACTCATTGTAGGGACTTTACTGGGCATAGGTGTAGGGAACAAGGTAGATGAACTCTTATTTAAGAAACTTGCAATGAGCCTAATAATGGCCATGGGGTTACTATCCATAGTGTCAGGTATTTAG